The Streptomyces sp. NBC_01244 genome contains a region encoding:
- a CDS encoding bifunctional adenosylcobinamide kinase/adenosylcobinamide-phosphate guanylyltransferase, with protein MELTLLGTGTPEGLPRPGCPCAACALSVGPRARAATSVLVDGALLLDLTPGAVLAGARAGHSLAAVRQVLLTHPHDGPAVELPPGLPAAGRVPDGRELAVISGHRVRAVPMDAPGTGYEVTGPDGARMLYLPPGGAPAGTSGTSGRRPYDVVLADVLGRPEALARLRASGAVGPATDVIAVHLDHDTPPGAELERRCAAAGARTVADGTTVAAGEYRPAPEVPRRTLVLGGARSGKSYEAERRLTGYPEVVYVATGGTREGDAEWAARVGLHRERRAASWRTVETCDLVPLLEQDGPALLVDCLALWLTDAMDRAGAWDDAVWADKGAAELRERTASLVAAVRATRRPVVLVSNEVGSGVVPATASGRRFRDELGRLNAGVAGECEHVLLVVAGQALVLKQ; from the coding sequence GTGGAACTCACTCTGCTCGGCACCGGCACACCCGAAGGACTGCCCCGCCCCGGCTGTCCCTGCGCCGCCTGCGCGCTCTCCGTGGGGCCCCGGGCGCGCGCCGCCACCTCCGTGCTCGTGGACGGGGCGCTGCTGCTGGACCTGACCCCCGGGGCGGTGCTCGCCGGCGCCCGGGCGGGGCATTCGCTGGCCGCCGTACGGCAGGTCCTGCTGACCCACCCGCACGACGGCCCCGCCGTGGAGCTGCCGCCGGGGCTGCCGGCGGCAGGGCGGGTGCCGGACGGGCGGGAGCTCGCGGTGATCTCGGGGCACCGGGTGCGGGCCGTGCCGATGGACGCGCCGGGCACCGGGTACGAGGTGACCGGGCCGGACGGCGCCCGGATGCTGTACCTGCCGCCGGGCGGCGCCCCGGCCGGGACCTCGGGCACCAGCGGGCGGCGCCCGTACGACGTGGTCCTCGCGGACGTGCTCGGCCGGCCGGAGGCGCTGGCGCGGCTTCGGGCCAGCGGGGCGGTGGGCCCGGCGACGGACGTGATCGCCGTCCACCTGGACCACGACACCCCGCCGGGAGCGGAACTGGAGCGCCGGTGCGCGGCCGCGGGCGCGCGGACGGTGGCGGACGGGACCACGGTGGCGGCCGGGGAGTACCGGCCGGCGCCGGAGGTGCCGCGGCGGACCCTGGTCCTGGGCGGTGCCCGCTCGGGCAAGTCGTACGAGGCCGAGCGCCGGCTGACCGGCTACCCGGAGGTCGTCTACGTGGCCACCGGCGGTACCCGCGAGGGCGATGCGGAATGGGCGGCGCGGGTCGGGCTCCACCGCGAGCGCAGGGCGGCTTCCTGGCGGACGGTGGAGACCTGCGATCTGGTGCCGCTGCTGGAGCAGGACGGCCCGGCCCTGCTCGTCGACTGCCTGGCGCTGTGGCTCACGGACGCCATGGACCGGGCCGGGGCCTGGGACGACGCGGTCTGGGCGGACAAGGGCGCCGCGGAGCTGCGGGAACGGACCGCATCGCTCGTGGCGGCCGTCCGCGCGACCCGCCGGCCGGTGGTGCTGGTCAGTAACGAGGTCGGCTCGGGCGTGGTCCCCGCGACCGCGTCGGGGCGCCGGTTCCGGGACGAGCTGGGGCGGCTGAACGCGGGGGTCGCCGGGGAGTGCGAGCACGTCCTCCTGGTGGTGGCGGGGCAGGCTCTGGTCCTCAAGCAATAG
- the cobT gene encoding nicotinate-nucleotide--dimethylbenzimidazole phosphoribosyltransferase: MTTLNLDDFSDLIERPDGGVRRDAEERRERLAVPIGALGRLDELAEWLAAAQGRVPVKPIERPRVVLFAADHGVASEGVSVRPAGSAHELVRAVLDGRSPVAVLAARFGASVRIVDAGLDCHLDLLPQEITKHRVRRGSGRIDVEDALTTEEAEAALRLGMQIADEEADSGTDLVVLGDLSVGGTTVAATLVAALCGTDASVVTGRGGMPIDDLTWMRKCAAIRDALRRARPVLGDQVALLATVGGADVAAITGFLLQCAVRRTPVILDGVVSAACGLVAQRAAFRAPDWWLAGQASGEPGQAKALDRMALNPVLDHGVTVGEGTGALLALPLVQAAAALAAELPERAAEPTE, encoded by the coding sequence ATGACCACGCTGAATCTCGACGACTTCTCCGATCTGATCGAGCGCCCCGACGGGGGCGTCCGGCGTGACGCCGAGGAACGCCGTGAACGGCTGGCCGTGCCGATCGGGGCGCTGGGGCGGCTCGACGAACTCGCCGAGTGGCTCGCCGCCGCGCAGGGGCGGGTACCGGTCAAGCCGATCGAGCGGCCCCGCGTCGTGCTGTTCGCCGCCGACCACGGGGTGGCCTCCGAGGGGGTCTCCGTGCGTCCCGCCGGCAGCGCCCACGAGTTGGTGCGCGCCGTCCTGGACGGGCGGAGCCCGGTGGCGGTCCTGGCCGCGCGGTTCGGCGCCTCCGTACGGATCGTGGACGCCGGCCTGGACTGCCATCTCGACCTGCTGCCCCAGGAGATCACCAAGCACCGCGTCCGGCGCGGGAGCGGGCGGATCGACGTCGAGGACGCGCTGACGACCGAGGAGGCCGAGGCCGCGCTGCGCCTCGGGATGCAGATCGCCGACGAGGAGGCCGACTCCGGGACCGACCTGGTCGTCCTCGGTGACCTGAGCGTCGGCGGGACCACCGTCGCCGCGACCCTCGTCGCCGCCCTGTGCGGCACCGACGCCTCCGTGGTCACCGGCCGCGGCGGCATGCCGATCGACGACCTGACCTGGATGCGCAAGTGCGCGGCGATCCGCGACGCGCTGCGACGCGCCCGGCCCGTCCTCGGGGATCAGGTCGCGCTGCTCGCGACGGTCGGCGGCGCCGACGTCGCCGCGATCACCGGCTTCCTGCTCCAGTGCGCGGTGCGCCGTACCCCCGTGATCCTCGACGGGGTCGTTTCGGCGGCCTGCGGGCTGGTGGCCCAGCGGGCCGCTTTCCGGGCCCCGGACTGGTGGCTGGCCGGACAGGCCAGCGGAGAGCCCGGCCAGGCCAAGGCACTGGACCGGATGGCGCTCAACCCCGTGCTCGACCACGGCGTCACTGTGGGAGAAGGAACCGGGGCGCTGCTGGCTCTTCCCCTCGTCCAGGCGGCCGCCGCACTCGCGGCGGAACTCCCCGAACGAGCGGCCGAGCCCACCGAATGA
- a CDS encoding phosphatidylglycerol lysyltransferase domain-containing protein, with the protein MGEVRLTSAETDRKTDRGTGGDPNGRNNPGGGRGNAQANPQANANANANTSAQGDTRGSGRGSVRSRRSATFAVWYLRAVTFVNLLSAVWFSLGQDLRRHSTADFYTPYLLTAGFASAAFSLLLTATMGRRKRAAWILNLVLSGLLLAAFAMAAVASFTPCSGGSYEFCYPEFRVHPQNWVAFGLTALFVGALLLGRREFYAKGDRSNPLLASLVASVGLLVTSLVAALLVGATNTDPDAADATFLARWRYGVMRLVTLAPDDKAYNTITTPGWVDVAINVMSTLLLLAVLFAAFRSRRAVDPIGEEDEEKLRLLLARHGDRDSLGYFALRREKSVIWSPTGKAAVTYRVVGGVSLASGDPIGDPEAWPGAIDPWLAEAREHGWVPAVMGASEEAGQIYARHGLDALELGDEAIVETDEFTLEGRAMRTVRQAYNRVKRAGYTVRIRRHADIPAEEMDVLLLRADDWRDGATERGFSMALGRLGDPGDGQCVMLECFDGAGELRAVLSFVPWGPKGLSLDLMRRDRDSENGLMEFMVIELLERSKEIGVTQVSLNFAMFRSVFERGSKLGAGPVLRLWRSLLSFFSRWWQIESLYRANAKYRPIWEPRFMLFEKSSDLLRIGIAAGRAEGFLEAPGLPKWMHRRHLESKR; encoded by the coding sequence ATGGGAGAGGTCCGTTTGACCAGCGCAGAGACCGATCGGAAGACCGACCGAGGAACCGGTGGGGATCCGAACGGCAGAAACAATCCGGGGGGCGGGCGGGGGAACGCCCAGGCCAACCCCCAGGCCAATGCCAATGCCAATGCCAACACCAGTGCCCAGGGAGACACCCGGGGAAGCGGCCGGGGCAGCGTCCGCTCGCGGCGCAGCGCCACCTTCGCGGTGTGGTATTTGCGTGCCGTCACCTTCGTCAACCTGCTCAGCGCGGTGTGGTTCTCGCTCGGCCAGGACCTGCGCCGGCACAGCACCGCCGATTTCTACACCCCGTACCTGCTCACGGCGGGCTTCGCCTCCGCGGCGTTCTCGCTGCTGCTCACCGCCACCATGGGCCGCCGCAAACGCGCGGCCTGGATCTTGAACCTCGTGCTCAGCGGGCTGCTCCTGGCGGCCTTCGCGATGGCCGCCGTGGCCTCCTTCACCCCGTGCTCGGGGGGCTCGTACGAGTTCTGCTATCCGGAGTTCCGCGTCCACCCGCAGAACTGGGTGGCCTTCGGGCTGACCGCGCTCTTCGTCGGCGCCCTGCTGCTGGGCCGCCGGGAGTTCTACGCCAAGGGAGACCGCTCCAACCCGCTGCTGGCCAGCCTGGTCGCCTCCGTCGGCCTGCTGGTGACCTCGCTGGTCGCCGCCCTGCTCGTCGGCGCGACCAACACCGATCCGGACGCCGCGGACGCCACGTTCCTGGCCCGCTGGCGGTACGGCGTGATGCGGCTGGTCACCCTGGCGCCGGACGACAAGGCATACAACACGATCACCACCCCGGGCTGGGTGGACGTGGCGATCAACGTGATGTCCACGCTGCTGCTGCTCGCCGTCCTGTTCGCGGCCTTCCGCTCGCGCCGCGCCGTGGACCCGATCGGCGAGGAGGACGAGGAGAAGCTCCGTCTGCTGCTCGCCCGGCACGGCGACCGCGACTCGCTGGGCTACTTCGCGCTGCGCCGCGAGAAGTCCGTCATCTGGTCCCCCACCGGCAAGGCCGCGGTCACCTACCGCGTCGTCGGCGGGGTCTCACTGGCCTCCGGCGACCCGATCGGCGACCCCGAGGCCTGGCCCGGCGCCATCGACCCGTGGCTGGCCGAGGCCCGCGAGCACGGCTGGGTCCCCGCCGTGATGGGCGCGAGCGAGGAAGCCGGGCAGATCTACGCCCGGCACGGACTGGACGCGCTGGAGCTCGGCGACGAGGCCATCGTGGAGACCGACGAGTTCACCCTGGAAGGCCGCGCCATGCGGACCGTCCGCCAGGCGTACAACCGGGTCAAGCGGGCCGGGTACACCGTCCGCATCCGCCGCCACGCCGACATCCCGGCCGAGGAGATGGACGTACTCCTGCTGCGCGCCGACGACTGGCGCGACGGCGCGACCGAGCGCGGCTTCTCGATGGCACTGGGCCGGCTGGGCGATCCCGGCGACGGCCAGTGCGTGATGCTGGAGTGCTTCGACGGCGCGGGCGAGCTGCGCGCCGTGCTGTCCTTCGTCCCCTGGGGACCCAAGGGCCTCTCCCTGGACCTGATGCGCCGCGACCGGGATTCCGAGAACGGTCTGATGGAGTTCATGGTCATCGAACTCCTGGAGCGGTCAAAGGAGATCGGGGTCACACAGGTCTCGCTGAACTTCGCGATGTTCCGTTCCGTCTTCGAGCGCGGGTCGAAGCTCGGCGCCGGTCCGGTGCTGCGTCTGTGGCGCTCGCTGCTGAGCTTCTTCTCGCGCTGGTGGCAGATCGAGTCCCTCTACCGGGCCAACGCCAAATACCGGCCGATCTGGGAACCGCGGTTCATGCTCTTCGAGAAGAGTTCGGACCTGCTGCGGATCGGGATCGCGGCGGGCCGGGCCGAGGGCTTCCTGGAAGCACCCGGGCTGCCGAAGTGGATGCACCGCAGACATCTGGAGAGCAAGCGTTGA
- a CDS encoding sensor histidine kinase translates to MRDHPLATDAVLAFGALVAMVVGSFADPHGEHGPTFGTRTPEPFSLVLMVLGAGTLVLRRRRPRAVLAVAVGLSLLELTTGEPRAPVAMCTVIALYTVASRTDRPTTWRLGLLTMAGLTGVAMLAGPLPWYAQENLGIFAWTGMAAAAGDAVRSRRAFIDAIQERAERAERTREEEARRRVAEERLRIARDLHDVVAHHIALVNVQAGVAAHVMDKRPDQAKEALAHVRDASRSALNELRATVGLLRQSGDPEAPTEPAPGLAVLDDLVGTFRHAGLPVKVMVQLGPAASVPLPAAVDLAAYRVIQEALTNVRKHAGPGAGAEVSVVRVGGSVEVTVLDDGGSAADPSPEPGDPGGGHGLLGMRERAVALGGSCFAGPRFGGGYRVHAILPVG, encoded by the coding sequence ATGCGGGACCACCCGCTGGCCACCGACGCCGTACTGGCGTTCGGGGCGCTCGTCGCCATGGTCGTCGGGTCCTTCGCCGACCCGCACGGGGAGCACGGGCCGACCTTCGGGACCCGCACCCCCGAGCCCTTCTCACTGGTCCTCATGGTGCTCGGCGCGGGCACCCTGGTGCTGCGGCGCCGGCGGCCGCGCGCGGTGCTGGCCGTGGCCGTCGGGCTCTCGCTGCTGGAGCTGACCACCGGGGAGCCGCGGGCACCCGTCGCCATGTGCACGGTGATCGCCCTCTACACGGTGGCCTCCCGCACCGACCGGCCCACCACCTGGAGGCTCGGCCTGCTCACCATGGCCGGGCTGACGGGCGTGGCCATGCTGGCCGGACCGCTGCCCTGGTACGCGCAGGAGAACCTCGGCATCTTCGCCTGGACCGGCATGGCCGCGGCCGCCGGGGACGCGGTGCGCAGCCGCCGGGCGTTCATCGACGCCATCCAGGAGCGGGCCGAGCGCGCCGAGCGGACCCGTGAGGAGGAGGCCCGGCGCCGGGTCGCCGAGGAGCGGCTGCGGATCGCCCGGGACCTGCACGACGTGGTGGCCCATCACATCGCCCTGGTCAACGTGCAGGCGGGGGTGGCCGCGCACGTGATGGACAAGCGCCCGGACCAGGCCAAGGAGGCCCTGGCGCACGTACGGGACGCCAGCCGCTCGGCCCTGAACGAGCTGCGGGCGACCGTCGGGCTGCTGCGCCAGTCCGGCGACCCGGAGGCGCCGACCGAGCCCGCGCCCGGGCTGGCGGTCCTGGACGACCTGGTGGGAACCTTCCGGCACGCCGGGCTCCCGGTGAAGGTGATGGTCCAGCTGGGCCCGGCCGCGTCGGTTCCGCTGCCGGCCGCCGTGGACCTGGCGGCGTACCGGGTGATCCAGGAGGCGCTGACCAACGTCCGCAAGCACGCGGGTCCGGGGGCCGGAGCCGAGGTCAGCGTGGTGCGGGTGGGCGGCTCGGTGGAGGTGACCGTGCTGGACGACGGCGGCTCCGCGGCGGACCCCTCGCCGGAACCCGGCGATCCCGGCGGCGGGCACGGCCTGCTCGGCATGCGCGAGCGGGCCGTGGCCCTGGGCGGCTCCTGCTTCGCCGGGCCCCGCTTCGGGGGCGGCTACCGGGTGCACGCGATCCTTCCGGTGGGCTGA
- a CDS encoding endo alpha-1,4 polygalactosaminidase: MRRPPTRSKSRCRLLVHGVVAALLLAACTSGPDRDRDEEAVPDDLSPAPAPGERWQPAPGGSWQWQLTGKLDTSVKAAVYDIDGFTTTKEQVAELKAAGRRTICYLSTGAWEDFRPDAGAFPPSMRGEGNGWEGERWLDIRRLAELEPLIAERFDMCRNKGFDAVEPDNMDAYRNKSGFPLTAGDQLNYNRLIVRLAHDRGLSVGLKNDLDQIPELVGDFDFAVNEQCAQYDECGRLTPFIAAGKAVFHVEYELPASRFCPASRELKLSSLEKKYDLGAWRKAC, encoded by the coding sequence ATGAGACGCCCGCCCACCCGCTCGAAGAGCCGCTGCCGCCTGCTGGTCCACGGTGTCGTCGCCGCCCTGCTGCTCGCGGCCTGCACCTCCGGACCGGACCGGGACCGCGACGAGGAGGCCGTGCCCGACGACCTCTCGCCCGCCCCCGCGCCGGGGGAGCGCTGGCAGCCGGCGCCCGGGGGCAGCTGGCAGTGGCAGCTCACCGGGAAGCTCGACACCTCGGTGAAGGCGGCGGTCTACGACATCGACGGGTTCACCACCACCAAGGAGCAGGTCGCCGAGCTGAAGGCGGCCGGCCGGCGGACCATCTGCTACCTCTCCACCGGTGCCTGGGAGGACTTCCGGCCGGACGCCGGGGCCTTCCCTCCGTCGATGCGCGGGGAGGGCAACGGCTGGGAGGGCGAGCGCTGGCTCGACATCCGGCGGCTCGCGGAACTGGAACCGCTGATCGCCGAACGCTTCGACATGTGCCGGAACAAGGGCTTCGACGCGGTGGAGCCGGACAACATGGACGCCTACCGCAACAAGTCCGGCTTCCCGCTCACCGCGGGCGACCAGCTGAACTACAACCGGCTGATCGTGCGGCTCGCACACGACCGGGGCCTGTCGGTCGGGCTCAAGAACGACCTGGACCAGATCCCGGAGCTGGTGGGGGACTTCGACTTCGCCGTCAACGAGCAGTGCGCCCAGTACGACGAGTGCGGCCGGCTGACCCCGTTCATCGCGGCGGGCAAGGCGGTCTTCCACGTGGAGTACGAGCTCCCGGCGAGCCGGTTCTGCCCGGCCTCGCGCGAGCTGAAGCTCAGCTCGCTGGAGAAGAAGTACGACCTCGGAGCCTGGCGAAAGGCCTGCTGA